A single Symbiobacterium thermophilum IAM 14863 DNA region contains:
- a CDS encoding penicillin-binding protein has product MSTGVLQRRRTVALIGIFALVFTALTGRMIYLQIAAGDFFADKAFRYRMRPVPIQADRGQILDRNGYPLLTNRVCESVYAEPIVIRDKAAAARALAPILNMPPEELERRMSRHTFFEWLKRKVDPEVAAQVKALNITGIGLAPEKCRYYPEDELAVHVLGIANLDHQGIEGLELTYNEYLKGQNGQIQCEYTARGLPMEDGECHVIYGTPGHDLVTTLDVNLQRIIERDVERAVLETRAQRAAIIVMDVKTGEILALAQWPRYDPELGGNSDPQLRRIFTVTDALNPGSIFKPITAAAALDSGVIDRNTVFNDTGCMTVEGWTICNWDRKGLGSVRIDEIMAKSSNVGFGTLGMWLGADRFYEYHSRFGLDRPTGIDLPGEATGQYRPKKDATAIDLAVQAYGQTLTATPIQMLTAIAAIANDGKLMWPHLGKAIYDHEGNLVKEIQPRVVRQVVAPEVARYVQELMVGVVENGTGKNARVAGYQVGGKTGTANKVIGGRIAQGKYIASFVGFAPYPDPQVAVLISIDEPQGAYYGGQIAAPIFGEVMGSVLAYLDAPKSSAPLERKREPWEPEPPKEPEPALVPPLINLPVPEAEKAAREAGFAITFIGDGSYVVSQFPLPGATAYKGGEIVANLTPPPPGSRQVTVPALSGLSLHEAARTLAERGLLMQAEGRGAVYRQDPPAGTRVPSGTPVKVFLKLPERNGR; this is encoded by the coding sequence ATGAGCACAGGCGTGCTGCAGCGGCGGCGCACGGTGGCCCTGATCGGCATCTTCGCCCTGGTCTTCACAGCGCTGACCGGCCGGATGATCTACCTGCAGATCGCCGCCGGCGACTTCTTCGCCGACAAGGCCTTCCGCTACCGCATGCGCCCGGTGCCCATCCAGGCCGACCGGGGGCAGATCCTCGACCGCAACGGCTACCCGCTCCTCACCAACCGGGTCTGCGAGTCGGTCTATGCCGAGCCGATCGTCATCCGGGACAAGGCCGCGGCGGCGCGGGCGCTCGCCCCGATCCTGAACATGCCGCCGGAGGAGCTGGAGCGGCGGATGAGCCGGCACACCTTCTTCGAGTGGCTGAAGCGCAAGGTGGACCCCGAGGTGGCGGCGCAGGTGAAGGCCCTGAACATCACCGGCATTGGCCTCGCCCCGGAGAAGTGCCGGTACTACCCCGAGGATGAGCTGGCGGTGCACGTTCTGGGCATCGCGAACCTGGATCACCAGGGAATCGAGGGGCTGGAGCTCACCTACAACGAGTACCTGAAGGGGCAGAACGGCCAGATCCAGTGCGAGTACACCGCCCGGGGGCTGCCGATGGAGGACGGCGAGTGCCACGTGATCTACGGCACGCCGGGGCACGACCTGGTCACCACCCTCGACGTGAACCTGCAGCGCATCATCGAGCGGGACGTGGAGCGGGCCGTGCTGGAGACCCGCGCGCAGCGGGCGGCCATCATCGTGATGGACGTGAAGACGGGCGAAATCCTGGCCCTGGCCCAGTGGCCCCGCTACGACCCCGAGCTGGGCGGCAACTCCGACCCGCAACTGCGGCGCATCTTCACCGTCACCGACGCGCTGAACCCCGGCTCCATCTTCAAGCCCATCACCGCCGCGGCCGCGCTGGACAGCGGCGTCATCGACCGGAACACGGTCTTCAACGACACCGGATGCATGACGGTAGAGGGCTGGACCATCTGCAACTGGGACCGGAAGGGCCTGGGCAGCGTGCGCATCGACGAGATCATGGCCAAGTCCTCCAACGTCGGCTTCGGTACCCTGGGCATGTGGCTGGGGGCCGACCGGTTCTACGAGTACCACTCCCGGTTCGGGCTGGACCGGCCCACCGGCATCGACCTGCCCGGTGAAGCCACGGGCCAGTACCGGCCAAAGAAGGACGCCACCGCCATCGACCTGGCGGTGCAGGCATACGGCCAGACCCTCACCGCCACGCCGATCCAGATGCTCACCGCCATCGCCGCGATCGCCAACGACGGCAAGCTGATGTGGCCCCATCTGGGCAAGGCCATCTACGACCATGAAGGCAATCTGGTGAAGGAGATTCAGCCCCGGGTGGTGCGGCAGGTGGTCGCCCCCGAGGTGGCCCGGTACGTGCAGGAGCTGATGGTCGGGGTGGTGGAGAACGGCACCGGCAAGAACGCCCGGGTGGCCGGCTATCAGGTGGGCGGCAAGACCGGCACCGCCAACAAGGTCATCGGCGGGCGGATCGCGCAGGGCAAGTACATCGCCTCTTTCGTGGGCTTCGCCCCCTACCCGGATCCCCAGGTCGCGGTGCTGATCTCCATCGACGAGCCGCAGGGCGCCTATTACGGCGGCCAGATCGCCGCGCCGATCTTCGGCGAGGTGATGGGCTCCGTCCTGGCCTACCTGGACGCGCCCAAGTCGTCGGCCCCGCTCGAGCGGAAGCGGGAGCCGTGGGAGCCCGAGCCGCCGAAGGAACCGGAGCCGGCCCTGGTGCCCCCGCTGATCAACCTGCCGGTGCCGGAGGCGGAAAAGGCCGCCCGGGAGGCGGGCTTTGCCATCACCTTCATCGGCGACGGCAGCTACGTGGTGAGCCAGTTCCCCCTGCCTGGCGCCACCGCCTACAAGGGAGGCGAGATCGTCGCCAACCTGACGCCGCCCCCGCCAGGATCCCGCCAGGTAACCGTGCCGGCGCTCTCCGGTCTTTCCCTGCACGAGGCCGCCCGCACCCTTGCCGAACGGGGCCTCCTGATGCAGGCCGAGGGGAGGGGGGCCGTGTACCGGCAGGACCCGCCCGCCGGGACGCGGGTGCCCTCCGGGACGCCTGTCAAAGTATTCCTGAAATTACCAGAAAGAAATGGTCGCTGA
- a CDS encoding UDP-N-acetylmuramoyl-L-alanyl-D-glutamate--2,6-diaminopimelate ligase yields MRVKDCLVVGQLLQGDPAAEITDVVYDSRQVTPGALFVALPGRNVDGHDFAPEAVQRGAAALVVERPVAAPAHVAVIRTDSTRAALGRLAAEFWRHPSRRMRVVGVTGTNGKTTTTHLVKAVLERQGHVVGLTGTVHTLMPGERRPAGLTTPEASDLQRLFHQMAEAGCTYAVMEASSQGLDMNRVDDVEFDLGIFTNLTQDHLDYHGTFGAYREAKAKLFRLLSRPGYKPRKAAVLNADDPASEYYRSVTEVPVYTYGFRPDAMVRAADVELSPAGTRLRLCTPQGEVPVSLRLVGRFNVYNALAAAAAGVAEGIALDVIRDALEAEEGVPGRLQPVRAGQPFGVFVDYAHSPDSLENVLHTARGFTRGRLIVVFGCGGDRDPTKRPVMGRIAGCLAHHTIVTSDNPRSEDPVRIVQQIESGLVDGLLPGHTYEVVIDREEAIRRAVTMAEPDDVIVIAGKGHETYQIFKDRTIPFDDRAVARSLIEARVGKGGSS; encoded by the coding sequence ATGCGGGTGAAGGATTGCCTGGTTGTGGGCCAACTGCTTCAGGGGGACCCGGCGGCAGAGATCACCGACGTCGTCTACGATTCGCGGCAGGTGACGCCCGGCGCCCTGTTTGTCGCCCTGCCCGGGCGGAACGTCGACGGCCACGACTTTGCTCCGGAGGCGGTGCAGCGGGGGGCGGCGGCCCTGGTGGTGGAGCGTCCCGTCGCGGCGCCTGCCCACGTGGCCGTCATCCGGACCGACTCGACCCGTGCCGCCCTGGGCCGGCTGGCCGCCGAGTTTTGGCGCCACCCTTCCCGCCGGATGCGGGTGGTCGGGGTGACAGGGACCAACGGCAAGACGACGACCACACACCTGGTCAAGGCCGTCCTGGAGCGGCAGGGCCACGTGGTCGGGCTCACCGGTACGGTGCACACGCTGATGCCCGGGGAGCGGCGGCCGGCAGGGCTGACGACCCCCGAAGCCTCGGACCTGCAGCGGCTTTTCCACCAGATGGCGGAGGCCGGCTGTACCTATGCGGTCATGGAAGCCTCCTCGCAGGGACTCGACATGAACCGTGTAGATGATGTAGAGTTTGACCTTGGGATATTCACGAACCTGACCCAGGATCACCTGGACTATCACGGCACCTTCGGCGCCTACCGGGAGGCCAAGGCGAAGCTCTTCCGCCTGCTGAGCCGCCCCGGTTACAAGCCCCGCAAGGCCGCCGTGCTCAATGCCGACGACCCGGCCAGCGAGTACTACCGCTCCGTCACCGAGGTGCCCGTCTACACCTACGGGTTCCGCCCCGATGCCATGGTCCGGGCCGCGGACGTGGAGCTGAGCCCAGCCGGCACCCGGCTCCGGCTCTGCACGCCGCAGGGGGAGGTGCCGGTCAGCCTGAGGCTCGTGGGCCGGTTCAACGTATACAACGCCCTGGCCGCTGCTGCGGCCGGCGTGGCCGAGGGCATCGCGCTCGACGTGATCCGCGACGCGCTGGAGGCCGAGGAGGGGGTGCCTGGCCGGCTGCAGCCGGTCCGGGCCGGCCAGCCCTTCGGGGTCTTCGTGGACTACGCCCACTCCCCGGACTCCCTGGAGAACGTGCTGCACACCGCCAGGGGCTTCACCCGGGGCCGGCTGATCGTCGTCTTCGGGTGCGGGGGCGACCGGGACCCCACCAAGCGACCCGTCATGGGGCGCATCGCCGGGTGCCTGGCGCACCACACCATCGTCACCTCCGACAACCCGAGGAGCGAGGACCCGGTCCGCATCGTCCAACAGATTGAGTCCGGCCTGGTGGACGGCCTTCTGCCCGGCCACACCTACGAGGTGGTCATCGACCGGGAAGAGGCGATCCGCCGGGCGGTGACCATGGCCGAGCCGGATGACGTCATCGTCATCGCCGGCAAGGGGCACGAGACGTACCAGATCTTCAAGGACCGCACCATTCCCTTCGACGACCGGGCGGTGGCCCGCTCGTTGATCGAGGCGCGCGTCGGAAAGGGCGGATCGAGTTGA
- a CDS encoding UDP-N-acetylmuramoyl-tripeptide--D-alanyl-D-alanine ligase, which translates to MTQLFTAAEIAALTGGRLAAGDPNAGVSGIAWDSRLVRPGDCFVALAGERADGHDFAAQAAARGAACVLAARPVPAGDAAVVVCPDPLLGLGRLGLALRSRHPHLRVVGITGSVGKTTTKEMTAAVLAERFRVFRTEGNLNSEVGLPASLAGLTDEHEAAVLEMGMRAPGEIAYLASIARPQVGVVTNVGITHLELLGTQENIALAKSELVRALPPDGVAVLNADDPRVRAMAAATPARVWFYGLTAREAADDAAAAPVATGTAGEAGTPGGRVVGWVTAENARPDGPMAQRFRLVCHLGEADVRLPAPGPHNLLNALAAAAVGLSQGLDLEAVARGLSLFRNAGNRLRLVEAGGVRILDDTYNAAPASVIAALEVMRGFAGPEGRCVAVLGDMYELGALEVEGHRQVGMVAARLTDELVAVGQLGRHIAEGARAALAGAGGGSAGAGFRGGEGPPEGQGPVAGGGTRLREVHHVPDNAGAIAWLKERLRPGDTVLVKGSRGMKMEEIVQALAAHLDRPQP; encoded by the coding sequence TTGACACAGCTGTTTACCGCCGCCGAGATCGCGGCGCTCACCGGCGGCCGCCTGGCCGCCGGCGATCCCAACGCAGGGGTGAGCGGCATCGCCTGGGACAGCCGGCTGGTCCGGCCCGGCGACTGCTTCGTGGCCCTGGCGGGCGAACGGGCGGACGGGCACGACTTCGCGGCGCAGGCGGCCGCCCGGGGAGCGGCGTGCGTCCTGGCGGCCCGGCCGGTGCCGGCAGGGGATGCGGCCGTCGTCGTCTGTCCGGACCCGCTGCTGGGGCTGGGGCGGCTGGGGCTGGCCCTGCGCAGCCGCCATCCGCACCTGCGGGTCGTGGGCATCACCGGATCGGTGGGCAAGACCACCACCAAGGAGATGACCGCGGCGGTCCTGGCTGAGCGGTTCCGGGTCTTCCGGACCGAAGGAAACCTGAATTCGGAGGTGGGGCTGCCGGCGTCGCTCGCCGGCCTCACCGACGAGCACGAGGCGGCGGTGCTGGAGATGGGCATGCGCGCCCCGGGCGAGATCGCCTATCTGGCCTCCATCGCGCGGCCGCAGGTGGGGGTGGTCACCAACGTGGGCATCACCCACCTGGAGCTCCTGGGCACGCAGGAGAACATCGCGCTGGCCAAGTCCGAACTGGTGCGGGCCTTGCCGCCGGACGGCGTCGCGGTGCTGAACGCGGACGACCCCCGGGTGCGGGCCATGGCGGCGGCCACGCCCGCCCGGGTGTGGTTCTACGGACTCACGGCGCGGGAGGCGGCCGACGATGCGGCGGCTGCGCCGGTGGCGACGGGAACGGCCGGCGAGGCAGGCACGCCGGGGGGCCGCGTGGTCGGATGGGTGACGGCAGAGAACGCCCGGCCCGACGGCCCCATGGCCCAGCGGTTCCGGCTGGTCTGCCACCTGGGTGAGGCGGACGTCCGCCTGCCCGCGCCGGGGCCCCACAACCTGCTCAACGCCCTGGCCGCGGCAGCCGTGGGGCTGTCCCAGGGCCTGGACCTGGAGGCGGTGGCCCGGGGGCTCTCCCTGTTCCGGAACGCCGGGAACCGGCTGCGGCTGGTGGAGGCCGGCGGCGTCCGCATCCTGGACGACACGTACAACGCCGCTCCGGCTTCCGTCATCGCCGCACTGGAGGTCATGCGGGGCTTCGCCGGCCCGGAGGGCCGCTGCGTCGCCGTGCTGGGCGATATGTACGAGCTGGGCGCCCTGGAGGTGGAAGGGCACCGGCAGGTGGGGATGGTGGCCGCCCGGCTGACCGACGAACTGGTGGCCGTGGGGCAGCTTGGCCGCCACATCGCCGAGGGCGCCCGGGCGGCGCTGGCCGGCGCGGGCGGCGGTTCGGCCGGGGCGGGCTTCCGGGGCGGGGAAGGGCCGCCGGAGGGGCAGGGGCCCGTCGCCGGCGGGGGGACCCGGCTCCGGGAGGTGCACCACGTGCCCGACAACGCCGGGGCGATCGCCTGGCTGAAGGAGCGGCTGCGCCCCGGGGATACGGTGCTGGTGAAGGGCTCCCGCGGCATGAAAATGGAAGAGATCGTTCAGGCGCTCGCAGCACACCTGGACCGGCCTCAGCCGTAG
- the mraY gene encoding phospho-N-acetylmuramoyl-pentapeptide-transferase — MEQTTLLRLAGAGLTALAGALALGPVVIPLMRRLRAGQTIRAEMSARHQAKAGTPTMGGVIFIIPAILATLIFAPRSGDALPRLIIALVLTVGHGLVGFADDYIKVVLKRSLGLRARDKLLAQVGLAAVLGYGAVEVLGLGTAVTLPVLNLTLELGRPLYYLLVLIMVWGTASAVNFADGLDGLLGGLSVITFSFYGLVVALALGQTDMAVLGTALVGGVLGFLHYNRHPARIFMGDVGSFALGGALAALAVLTKTEFLLVIVGAVYVIEVISVILQVLSFRLTGRRIFKMAPLHHHFELLGWSEGQVLRLFWGAGLLFTLLGWLVLPGMLAGR; from the coding sequence ATGGAACAGACCACGCTGCTCCGCCTGGCCGGCGCCGGCCTTACGGCCCTCGCAGGGGCCCTCGCGCTGGGCCCGGTGGTCATCCCGCTGATGCGGCGGCTGCGGGCCGGGCAGACGATCCGGGCGGAGATGTCAGCCCGCCACCAGGCCAAGGCGGGGACGCCCACCATGGGCGGCGTCATCTTCATCATCCCCGCCATCCTGGCGACGCTGATCTTCGCCCCCCGGTCGGGCGATGCGCTCCCCCGGCTGATCATCGCCCTGGTGCTCACGGTCGGCCACGGTCTGGTGGGCTTCGCCGACGATTACATCAAGGTCGTGCTGAAGCGGTCGCTGGGGCTCCGGGCCCGCGACAAGCTGCTGGCCCAGGTGGGCCTGGCGGCCGTGCTGGGGTACGGGGCGGTGGAGGTGCTCGGGCTGGGCACCGCCGTGACGCTTCCCGTGCTGAACCTCACCCTCGAGCTGGGCAGGCCGCTCTACTACCTGCTCGTGCTCATCATGGTCTGGGGCACCGCCAGCGCCGTCAACTTCGCCGACGGGCTCGACGGCCTGCTGGGCGGCCTCAGCGTCATCACCTTCAGCTTCTACGGGCTGGTCGTCGCCCTGGCCCTGGGCCAGACCGACATGGCCGTGCTGGGCACGGCCCTGGTGGGCGGGGTCCTGGGCTTCCTGCACTACAACAGGCATCCCGCCCGGATCTTCATGGGCGACGTCGGTTCCTTCGCCCTCGGCGGCGCGCTTGCGGCGCTGGCGGTGCTCACCAAGACCGAGTTCCTGCTGGTGATCGTGGGCGCCGTCTACGTGATCGAGGTGATCTCCGTCATTCTGCAGGTGCTCTCCTTCCGGCTGACGGGCCGGCGCATCTTCAAGATGGCGCCGCTGCACCACCACTTCGAGCTGCTGGGCTGGTCGGAGGGCCAGGTGCTCCGCCTCTTCTGGGGCGCAGGGCTGCTGTTCACGCTCCTGGGCTGGCTCGTCCTGCCGGGTATGCTCGCGGGGCGGTAG
- the ftsW gene encoding putative lipid II flippase FtsW yields MHAQRRSPDYTLMAVVALLLGIGIVMVYTSSTAIAEADFGNRYYFLVRQAIWVGIGLGAMAFFAGVNPWYWQKHSRTALLVAVVLLLLVLIPGIGISRLGARRWLGYGQLAFQPSEVAKFAYIMWLSTYLARYARDVTDFVRGLLPPVMVMGLLFGLIMLQPDLGTSLTLAGTGVLMLFAAGARLTHLAGLGVLGAAGVFVLARIDEERWSRITTFLNPWADPTDSGYQIIQALLAFGSGGLFGVGLGESRQKYFYLPERHTDMIYAVLGEELGFIGAALVLLLFFAFAWRGYRIAIQAPDRFSSLMAAGVTSLITLQAALNIAVVTASIPSTGIPLPFLSYGGTSLVITLSGVGILLGISRFCRN; encoded by the coding sequence GTGCACGCACAGCGCAGGAGTCCGGACTACACCCTCATGGCAGTGGTTGCGCTTTTACTCGGCATCGGAATTGTCATGGTGTACACGTCGAGTACCGCCATCGCGGAGGCGGACTTCGGCAACCGGTACTACTTCCTGGTGCGCCAGGCGATCTGGGTGGGGATCGGCCTCGGCGCCATGGCGTTCTTCGCCGGGGTGAACCCGTGGTACTGGCAGAAGCACAGCCGCACGGCGCTGCTCGTGGCCGTCGTGCTGCTCTTGCTGGTGCTCATCCCCGGCATTGGCATCTCCCGGCTTGGCGCCCGCCGCTGGCTGGGCTACGGACAGCTGGCCTTCCAGCCGTCCGAGGTGGCCAAATTCGCTTACATCATGTGGCTCTCCACCTACCTGGCCCGCTACGCCCGGGACGTGACCGACTTCGTCCGGGGCCTTCTGCCCCCGGTGATGGTGATGGGCCTGCTCTTCGGGCTGATCATGCTGCAGCCCGATCTGGGCACCTCGCTCACCCTGGCCGGCACCGGCGTCCTGATGCTGTTCGCAGCCGGCGCCCGCCTCACCCACCTGGCGGGGCTGGGGGTCCTCGGGGCGGCGGGGGTCTTCGTCCTGGCGCGCATCGACGAGGAGCGCTGGAGCCGGATTACCACCTTCCTCAACCCCTGGGCCGATCCCACCGACTCCGGCTACCAGATCATCCAGGCGCTCCTGGCCTTCGGCTCGGGCGGGCTGTTCGGCGTGGGCCTCGGGGAGAGCCGGCAGAAGTACTTCTACCTGCCCGAGCGGCACACCGACATGATCTACGCCGTGCTGGGGGAGGAGCTGGGCTTCATCGGCGCCGCACTGGTGCTGCTGCTCTTCTTCGCCTTCGCCTGGAGGGGCTACCGCATCGCCATCCAGGCGCCCGACCGTTTCAGCAGCCTGATGGCGGCGGGGGTGACCTCGCTGATCACGCTTCAGGCGGCGCTGAACATCGCCGTGGTCACCGCATCCATCCCGTCCACGGGCATCCCGCTGCCGTTCCTGAGCTACGGCGGCACCTCGCTGGTCATCACCCTCTCCGGCGTGGGAATCCTGCTCGGGATCTCCCGTTTCTGCCGGAACTAG
- the murG gene encoding undecaprenyldiphospho-muramoylpentapeptide beta-N-acetylglucosaminyltransferase, with protein sequence MRYLITGGGTGGHIYPALSIARALTEQDPEAELLYVGTRTGREAAIVPQAGIAFAVISSGGVVNLGLLQRVRGGLRAARGLLEALGHIRRFRPDIVIGTGGFVAGPVLAAARLARVPLVIQEQNAFPGVTNRLAARWATAVFVPYEEARAHFPPGVRLIRAGNPVRPEIASASREAGRQALGLSERDRVLVIMGGSGGARDFNRVAAEAVLQLDVPGLRVVHITGERYFGQVKAQYGDRAPHVTLLPYAHNMPEVYAAADAGLFRAGALTLAEIQVRRLPSVLIPSPNVTHNHQEWNARTLERRGAAIVLREGGLTPADLAAALTRLLTDEALADRMRAALGEVADPDAARTIARRIVGIARQSREAREARRGR encoded by the coding sequence ATGCGATACCTGATCACCGGTGGCGGCACCGGCGGCCACATCTACCCGGCGCTGTCCATCGCCCGCGCCCTGACCGAGCAGGACCCGGAGGCCGAGCTGCTCTACGTGGGCACCCGCACCGGGCGGGAGGCGGCCATCGTGCCGCAGGCCGGCATCGCCTTCGCCGTCATCTCCAGCGGCGGGGTGGTCAACCTCGGCCTCCTCCAGCGGGTGCGGGGCGGCCTGCGGGCCGCCCGGGGGCTGCTGGAGGCCCTGGGCCACATCCGGCGCTTCCGGCCGGACATCGTCATCGGCACCGGGGGGTTCGTCGCCGGCCCGGTGCTGGCGGCCGCCCGTCTCGCCCGGGTGCCGCTGGTCATCCAGGAGCAGAACGCCTTCCCCGGCGTCACCAACCGCCTGGCCGCCCGGTGGGCCACGGCGGTCTTTGTGCCGTATGAAGAGGCCCGGGCGCATTTCCCGCCGGGTGTGCGCCTGATCCGCGCCGGCAACCCCGTCCGGCCGGAGATCGCCTCCGCTTCCCGGGAGGCCGGCCGGCAGGCCCTCGGCCTGTCGGAGCGGGACCGGGTGCTGGTGATCATGGGCGGCAGCGGCGGCGCACGGGACTTCAACCGGGTGGCCGCCGAGGCCGTCCTGCAGTTGGACGTGCCCGGACTCCGGGTGGTGCACATCACGGGAGAGCGGTACTTCGGCCAGGTGAAGGCGCAGTACGGGGACAGGGCCCCGCACGTCACCCTGCTGCCGTACGCGCACAACATGCCCGAGGTCTATGCCGCCGCGGACGCGGGGCTCTTCCGGGCGGGTGCCCTGACCCTGGCGGAAATCCAGGTGCGGCGGCTGCCCAGCGTGCTCATCCCCAGCCCCAACGTCACCCACAACCACCAGGAGTGGAACGCCCGGACCCTGGAGCGGCGGGGCGCGGCGATCGTGCTGCGGGAGGGGGGGCTGACGCCCGCGGACCTTGCCGCCGCCCTGACCCGCCTGCTGACCGACGAGGCCCTGGCCGACCGCATGCGGGCCGCCCTGGGCGAGGTGGCCGACCCGGACGCGGCGCGGACCATCGCCCGGCGCATCGTCGGCATCGCGCGCCAGAGCCGTGAGGCCCGGGAGGCGCGGCGGGGCCGGTGA
- the murB gene encoding UDP-N-acetylmuramate dehydrogenase, with protein sequence MAERLRSIIRDPGRIRRAEPLKRHTSVRIGGPADYLVEVADRHELSRLLRLAGEEALPVYILGSGSNLVVSDEGVRGLVLRLTGEFARIAVDGSTVRVGGGCSLPKLAHQASRRGLGGLEFACAIPGTVGAGLVMNAGAHGGDMAQVVAEATVIWGDGRMERLCPGEIGFAYRSTRLQGTSAIVAEVVMALRPADRAALEGAMRQHLNRRRATQPLQYPNAGSVFKNPPGDYAGRLIEQAGLKGERVGDAQVSEKHANFIVNLGQATARDVLTLMDRVRSTVERRFGVRLEAEVKIWGHNPWFPP encoded by the coding sequence ATGGCGGAACGGTTGCGTAGCATAATCCGCGACCCGGGCCGCATCCGTCGGGCCGAACCCCTGAAGCGCCACACCTCCGTTCGCATAGGCGGGCCGGCCGACTATCTGGTGGAGGTGGCCGACCGCCACGAGCTTTCCCGCCTGCTGCGCCTGGCAGGCGAGGAGGCCCTGCCTGTCTACATCCTCGGCAGCGGCAGCAACCTGGTGGTCTCCGACGAGGGGGTCCGCGGGCTCGTGCTCCGGCTCACCGGCGAGTTCGCCCGGATCGCCGTCGACGGCAGCACGGTCCGCGTCGGGGGCGGTTGCAGCCTGCCGAAGCTGGCCCACCAGGCCTCCCGGCGAGGCCTGGGCGGCCTGGAGTTCGCCTGTGCCATCCCCGGTACCGTCGGGGCCGGGCTGGTGATGAACGCCGGCGCGCACGGCGGCGACATGGCACAGGTGGTTGCGGAGGCGACCGTGATCTGGGGCGATGGACGCATGGAGCGGCTGTGCCCCGGGGAGATCGGCTTCGCATACCGCAGTACCCGCCTTCAGGGGACCTCGGCCATCGTGGCCGAGGTGGTGATGGCCCTGCGTCCCGCCGACAGGGCGGCGCTGGAGGGCGCGATGCGGCAGCATCTGAACCGGCGCCGCGCCACCCAGCCCCTGCAGTACCCCAACGCGGGATCGGTGTTCAAGAACCCGCCCGGGGACTACGCCGGCCGGCTCATCGAGCAGGCCGGGCTGAAAGGGGAGCGGGTGGGCGACGCCCAGGTTTCCGAGAAGCACGCCAACTTCATCGTCAACCTGGGCCAGGCCACGGCGAGGGATGTGCTGACACTGATGGACCGGGTCCGCAGTACCGTTGAACGGCGGTTCGGAGTGCGGCTGGAGGCCGAGGTGAAGATCTGGGGACACAATCCCTGGTTCCCGCCCTGA